TGATACGACCACGCCACGAGGGCGCCGAGGCCGGCGATGATCAGCCACGGCGACCAGCGCGGCCGCGACAGCGCGACCGCGCTCATCGGACCACCCGCGCGCGGATACGCCCGCTGATGAAGTCCACCGCCCCCACCAGCAGCAGCAGCACGGCCAGCAGCGTCAGCACCTCGTCGAACTGGAACATGCGCATCGACAGCTCGATCTGCTGGCCCAGACCGCCGGCGCCCACGAAGCCCAGGATCGCCGAGGCCCGGATCGCACACTCCCAGCGGTAGAGCGTGTACGAGATGACGTGGGGCAGGGCCTCGGGCACGAGCCCGTAGAGCACGACGCCCGCCTTGCTGGCGCCGGCCGCGTGCAGCGTTTCCAGCGGCCGGGGATTCACCGATTCCAGAATTTCCGAATACACCTTGCCCAGCATGCCGCCGTAAGCGACGCCGATGGCGAGCACGCCGGGGAACGGGCCCAGGCCGACGGCGCGGACGAACATCAGCGCCCAGACGTACTCGGGGATCGAGCGGAAGACCGACAGCAGCGCCCGCGCCGCGCCGTACGGCACGGCCCCCAGCACGAGGCGCGCTCGGCGCGTCACCCGCTCGTGCAGGATCCCCCGCCAGGTGAGCGACGAAGTGGCGAGCAGGCCCAGCGGGGCGCCGAGAAGCACCGCGATCACCATGCCCATGACGGAGATCTGGATGGTCTCCGCGGCCGGGCGGGCCAGCATGCCGAGGAACCCGGGATCGAGCTTGGGCGGGAGCGCGCCGCGCACGAAGCGCGCGACATTGCCCAGGGCCTGGGCGTCGAAGAGCAGGCGTGGATCCACCTGGGCCGCCCGCAGCGACAGCGCGAAGGTCAGCGCGAACGCGGCGGCGAGGAGATAGGGAAAGGTCGACTTAGTGGTCGAAGCCGGGAAGCGGTCGGCAGGCCCTACCAAACGGGTTCGTGCCCCCTCGGAGCGCGGCCAGCTCTCCCTGCTCCTCCCCGTGACCGGCATACAGCTCTTCGAGCAGCTCCGGGCTCACCTTGTCAGGCGAGAGATCGAAGTGGACCCGCCCCTCGCGGATCCCCACGATTCGGGGGAAGTAGGTCAGCGCCAGCTCCACACTGTGCAGGTTCATGAGCAGCGTCTTCCGAGACTCGTTCGACATGTCGCGCAGGAGCGTCACGATGCTCACCGCCAGCGTCGGGTCCACCGACGACACCGGCTCGTCGGCGAGGATGACGGCCGGATCCTGGATTAGGACCCGCGCGATCGCCACCCGCTGCTGCTGGCCGCCGGAGAGCTCGTCGGTCCGGGCGTAGAGCTTCTCCGGGATGCCGACCTGGGCGAGCGCGCGGGCGGCCTCGTCGGCGGCGCGCGGACGCAGGAGCGAGCCGAGCGCGGTGAGCGTCGACCAGCGTCCGAGGTTGCCGGCCAGGACGTTGTGGACGACGCGCAGGCGGCCCACGAGATTGTGCTGCTGGTAAATCGTCCCGATGCGCGTGCGGGCGCGTCGGAGCGTGGCGCTGGAGAGCGTGGCCACGTCCGTGTCGTTGAGGCGCAGCGTCCCGCTCGTGGGTCGCAGCGTCAGGTTCAGGATGCGGAACAGCGTCGTCTTGCCGGCCCCGCTGGGGCCGATGAAGGCCACGTGCTCGCCGGCCCCCACGGTGAGGGAGACGCCGTCCAGGGCCACCGCGCCGTCGTCGAAGGCCTTTCGGAGGTCGCGCAGCTCGTACATCGCTACTTGAGCAGCCCCGCCGCGATCGCCGCGTCCTCGATGCCCTTCCAGTCAGCGTCGTTGGCCCGGATGTATTTCTTCGTGCGGTGCAGGTCCAGGAGCCGGCGGTGCTCGGGGTTGCTGTGGTCGAGCTTGAGGAAGGCGCTGACTATTCTCTCTTGAAGTCCCTTGTCCAGGTCGCCGCGCGCCGTCCACACGTAGTCGACGTAGGGCGGCGTCGTGTAGAAGACGTTCACCTTCGCGAGGTCGACTTTCTTCTGCTCCACGAGCTTGTCCCAGACGAGGAAGTTGAGCGCGCCGGCCTCGACCTTACCCGTCTCCACCCAGAGCGCGGTCGCGTCGTGAGCGCCGGAGTAGGCGACCTGCTTCATGTCGCGCTCGGGATTGACCCCCGCCTGCAAGAGGAAGTACCGGGGCATGAGGTGGCCCGAGGTCGACCCTACCGAGCCGAAGGTGAAGGTCTTGCCCTTGAGGTCTTGGAGGCTCTTGAGGCCCGACCCCGGCCTGGCCAGGAACACCGACTTGAACTCGGCGTCCTCCTGGCGCAGCACCAGCCGCTTGGCGGTCCCGTTCGTCCGCCGCACGGCCTGCACGGAGGTGAAGCCGCCGTACCAGACCAGGTCCAGCTTCTTGGCCGCCAGGCCTTCGACCGTCGCCGCGTAATCGATCACGGGGGTGAACTGCACCTTCACCCGCAGCTCTTTCGACAGGTACTCGGCGAACGGGGTGTAGATACGGAGCAGCTCCGCGGGGTTCTCGTCCGGGATCGCCGAGACCCTGAGGACCTCGGCGACATCCGCGGTGGACGGGCCAGGCAGGGCCGCGGCCAGACCGACGATCAGGAGCAGGAGCGCGCGTCGCATGGAGTCGACCTCAGTGAATGGATTGGCGTCCTTACTTGAGATGCCGCCCAGCCTAGCGGGATTCGCCGCCAACGCAAATCGGTAGAGCCGATTCGGAGAGCTCGGGCCCATCGGCGAATGCCGATGGCGCCGGGTGGGCCGTCGTTAGGGGGTAATGCGGATCAGGGGCTCGGCGAGGACGCCGCCGATCTCGGCGCAGGTCTCTCCCCGCTTGGCGAACTCCGCGGCGACGCCATCGGCGCGATCAGGCGCCACGGAGAAGAGCAGACCACCCGAGGTCTCCGACTCGAAGAGCAGCGAGGCCAGCGGCGGGGGCACGCCCGGATCGATCGTCAGCCGCGAGCCGAAGAGCGCCTCGACGTAACGGCGGTTGCGCTTCATCCCTCCGCTGAAGTGCCCCTGCTCGGCCAGCGCCAGCGCGCCCGGGAGCAGCGGCAGGCGTGACGCCGCCACGGCGATCCCGGCGCCGGACGCCTCCACCATCTCGCCGGCGTGACCGAGCAGGCCGAAGCCGGTGATGTCCGTCGCGCCCTTGACGCCGCACACCGAGGCGACCTGGGCGGCGACGCGGTTGAGACGCAGCATGCTCTTCACCGCCCCCTCCAGGATGCCGGGGTCGGCCGCGCCGTCCTTGGCGGCGGTGGTGATCACACCGGTGCCCAGCGGCTTCGAAAGGAAGAGGCGATCACCGGCTCGCAATCCGCCCTTGATCAAGAGGCGGTCGGGATGCGCGCGTCCGGTGACACAGAGGCCGTACTTGGGCTCGTTGTCGATGACCGTGTGGCCTCCGGCGATGACGCCGCCCGCCTCGGCCACCTTGTCGGCACCGCCGCGGAACACCTCGGCGATGATGGCCTTGGGCAGGTCGCGCGGGAACCCCGCCACGGCGAGCGCGAACATCACCTCACCGCCCATCGCATAGACGTCGGACATCGCGTTCGCCGCCGCCACCGCGCCCCACGTGTACGGGTCATCGACGACGGGCGGGAAGAAGTCCACGGTCTCGACGATGGCCAGATCGGGGGCGACGCGGTAGACGGCGGCGTCGTCGGCGCGCCCGAGCCCGACGAGCAGGTGCTCGTGCACCGGGCCCTCGGCTGGCTTCAGGACGGCGAGCACCTCCTGGAGATCGCCAGGAGCCATCTTGGAGGCTCAGCCGGCGCAGGAGGCGTACGCGGTGAGTCGGATCTCCTTGCCGGTGGCGGTCGGCCCCTGCGTCATGGCTGGCCCTTACGATGTGCGGTCGGCCGCCTGGGATTCGACGAACTCCAGGAAAGCCTGGGCCAGCGGCGAGCGCGTCCGGTCGCGGTGGGTCACCAGGTGGAACGAGCGCGTCACGTTCAGGTCAC
The genomic region above belongs to Candidatus Methylomirabilota bacterium and contains:
- a CDS encoding putative selenate ABC transporter substrate-binding protein yields the protein MRRALLLLIVGLAAALPGPSTADVAEVLRVSAIPDENPAELLRIYTPFAEYLSKELRVKVQFTPVIDYAATVEGLAAKKLDLVWYGGFTSVQAVRRTNGTAKRLVLRQEDAEFKSVFLARPGSGLKSLQDLKGKTFTFGSVGSTSGHLMPRYFLLQAGVNPERDMKQVAYSGAHDATALWVETGKVEAGALNFLVWDKLVEQKKVDLAKVNVFYTTPPYVDYVWTARGDLDKGLQERIVSAFLKLDHSNPEHRRLLDLHRTKKYIRANDADWKGIEDAAIAAGLLK
- the phnE gene encoding phosphonate ABC transporter, permease protein PhnE, translating into MVGPADRFPASTTKSTFPYLLAAAFALTFALSLRAAQVDPRLLFDAQALGNVARFVRGALPPKLDPGFLGMLARPAAETIQISVMGMVIAVLLGAPLGLLATSSLTWRGILHERVTRRARLVLGAVPYGAARALLSVFRSIPEYVWALMFVRAVGLGPFPGVLAIGVAYGGMLGKVYSEILESVNPRPLETLHAAGASKAGVVLYGLVPEALPHVISYTLYRWECAIRASAILGFVGAGGLGQQIELSMRMFQFDEVLTLLAVLLLLVGAVDFISGRIRARVVR
- a CDS encoding ATP-binding cassette domain-containing protein, which translates into the protein MYELRDLRKAFDDGAVALDGVSLTVGAGEHVAFIGPSGAGKTTLFRILNLTLRPTSGTLRLNDTDVATLSSATLRRARTRIGTIYQQHNLVGRLRVVHNVLAGNLGRWSTLTALGSLLRPRAADEAARALAQVGIPEKLYARTDELSGGQQQRVAIARVLIQDPAVILADEPVSSVDPTLAVSIVTLLRDMSNESRKTLLMNLHSVELALTYFPRIVGIREGRVHFDLSPDKVSPELLEELYAGHGEEQGELAALRGGTNPFGRACRPLPGFDH
- the selD gene encoding selenide, water dikinase SelD, producing MTQGPTATGKEIRLTAYASCAGUASKMAPGDLQEVLAVLKPAEGPVHEHLLVGLGRADDAAVYRVAPDLAIVETVDFFPPVVDDPYTWGAVAAANAMSDVYAMGGEVMFALAVAGFPRDLPKAIIAEVFRGGADKVAEAGGVIAGGHTVIDNEPKYGLCVTGRAHPDRLLIKGGLRAGDRLFLSKPLGTGVITTAAKDGAADPGILEGAVKSMLRLNRVAAQVASVCGVKGATDITGFGLLGHAGEMVEASGAGIAVAASRLPLLPGALALAEQGHFSGGMKRNRRYVEALFGSRLTIDPGVPPPLASLLFESETSGGLLFSVAPDRADGVAAEFAKRGETCAEIGGVLAEPLIRITP